CCACAGGGCGCCTCTAATAACTTGGATTTGGGGGGACCTCTAAAAAGGGCCCAGATGCAAGGCGCCCGCAAAGACGCGACCGGAGCGTATATGGAAATACGTGAGGATCGCGGCTTTGCGGGCAACGCGACAGATGGGTCGTTTTTAGAGGTCCCCCACAGTAAATTCTTGCTTGCTCACCGGTGACTCATTACCGCGCAAATCCAAGTATTTCACATACACCGTGTGTTGCCCAGGCCCCACTTCTACATCTTGAATCATGGTCTTGGCCATTTTTTGTTTAGTCACGGGATTTTCAAAATCAAAATAACCCGTCTCGATAAATTTATTAGGGTCATCGATGCTATATAAAATCTTGGTGAAAAAGGCCTCGGGTGGAACGAAGGTGAAACCCGATTTGCGGCCAGGCCTTACCTCAATTTTAATACCACCCCCACCTTGATTGGCTGCCACCGCATCTTTTTTAAAGATGGTATAAGTTTGTTTGAGCTTGCCAATAATTTTTCGCCCTTCATCTAATTTTGATTTGTCGATAAAATGTTTGGTAAACTCACCCTTGCCATCCAATTCTTCAAACTTTTCGATGAGCATTTTTATTTGGCCGGCCTCAAGGGAAGAAAGCTGGCCCAAACCCACAGATTCATATTGTTTGGCCAAGGCTAAATAAACCGGGCCAAAATTAGGGTGTGTCTCCATCACTTTTTTTAATGCGGCTAATTTTTCTTCGTGAGTCGCTTCCAATTTGGCTAGGGCCATGGCTAAACCTGGGTCAGAAGGATTTTTGCTGACCAATCCTTGATAAACAGTTTTGGCAGCTTCACGCCCTTCTGAGTTAACGAGTAAGCTAGAATAATTTTCATGTGCATCAACATAACTAAAATTTTCAGAAAATAATTTTTCAAAAATCTTTTTCGCCTCACTTGCATTTCCATTCATTTGGTGAATCTGGGCGTTGTGATACCATTCATCGTTGGTTTTAGGATTGGTAATCAAGGCCCCCTCTGAACCTTGAAGATCAGAGTCAATGCCATCTAAAGTTTGCTGAACATCTTGCATGCCTTCTTTAATGGCATCCGTGCTTTGTCGAATATGCAATACGGATACTTGAACAGATTTAATCGTATCGCTCATACTTCCCATCAGCCCATTTTTGGGGGTTGCAAACGAAAGCACGGTAAAAATGGCCCACACTAAAACATTGCCCACCGAGAAAATTTGCCATCGCCCCGGATTGGTATACAGCGCCTGTTCCCAGCCCATCTCTTGCAACTTTTTACGAAAAGGACCTATCGCTAAAATGACCGCCGCAATGATCGAAATCACCAAAAGGTAAGGTGCAAAATTTACCAGGGGTTTTAAGACATCGATAATCAGCCCTGCCACCAAACCAATGATAGTAATAATTGGCAGGGCTTTACGAAACGCCTCAGCTAAAAATGGATATTTTTCTTTGATCGCCATAATCATCCCCTCAAAATTTATAATTTAGGAATACCACCCTTTTGAATGGCAGCAAGTTCACCCGCTACGGATTCGGGTTGATAAAGATTGCCAAAATTATTCCACATGGTTTGGGCCTCTTGGGCCTTTTCTTTTTTACGATCGATAATTCTTAAATCGATAAAGAAGGGCTGATATTTGCCTTGATCTAACAAATATTGCCAACGGGCCAGCGCCTTGGCATAGCTTGCAGTTTCTTCTTTAGAAAGCGCCCCATAACCTGGCTCAACCATCACACTCACAAATTCAAAATAGACCGGCGGATAATCAGGAAACTGGGCGATCAATTTTTTTAATTCATTCAATTGTTCTACTCGGGTGGATAAAGTCTTGGCCTGCATCATGAGGATGGTGGGATGAGTAGAAAATTTTTCTTTTAGTTTTTGATAAACCCCTGCGGTGGCATTTTTACCTTCGGTATTGTTGATAATACTTTGGTAACTTTCGTGTACATCCACAAAGCTCGGTTGCATCTCGATAAATTTTTCGTAACTTTGCCGGGCCATTTCCATGTGACCGTTTAACTCATGGATTTTTGCGTTATGATAAAAATCGGCATCGGAATTAGGCTGACTGATTAAGCCACCTTGTTTGGATAAAGCCTGAATTCGCTCCCGAACATTTTTTAAACGAGTCGCGGTGGTTTGAACATCTTGCTTAATTTTATTTAAATCTTGCTCAATTCCCAACATCGATTTTTGGATATGACGAATGGCCTCAAATTCGTTGGCGGCAAAACCCTCGGGTGGGGATTGTAAATAAAGAATCGAAAGAATACCAAAAGCTATAATAAACCCACAGGCCACCAAAAAACCGCCCCCTAAGGGGCTGGCAAAGGCTTCTTGCAATCCCACGGCTTTGATTTTTCGGCGAAATGGAATGGCATAAATGACGAGGGCAATCATAATACAAAGGAAGAAAAGAAAAGGCGCCAAGGCAAAGACTGGCTTGATGACATCCGAAATGAACCCGCCAATTGCACCCACACCCCCTACCATAGGGCCAATGCCACGCACGGCCGATTTAAGCGAACGAATCCCGGTTAATGACATAATGTTCCCCCTTGCTAAGTCTTAGACGTTAACCAGCATTATGCCGGGTTTTAAAAATAAAGGCGAACAAAATTAACAGGTTAAACTTAAACGATGAAGATAAGCAGGAAAGCTTTGCATGGCCGAATGTTGGGTGTAATAAAATAGTCTTGATAATAGTCTTATTTATGACTATAATCAAGACTATGAATAAAGACCTCAACGCGCTTTCTTCCACTGAATTTCTGCCGTTGAGCGAAGTCAAAGCAACTCTCTCTGCACAAGTGCGTAAAGTAGTTTTAGAAGGAAAAAAGATAGCCATTACCAGCAATGGTCGACCTAAAGCCGTTATCTTGGCTTATCAAGATTTTCTCGAAATTTTGCAAAAACTCGAGCCTGAATGTGGGCAGACAACTCCCCTGAAAATGATTGATTTCAATGATTGGAAAAAAGAACGACCCAATCGCAAAAGAATCTCTGAATCTATCAAACAACTGTTTGATACCTCTCATTTGTCTCGCAAAGGTCAAAAGACTTATAAACAAAAAAAGGTGAAATCTTTTGAAAGACCTTCA
The nucleotide sequence above comes from Deltaproteobacteria bacterium. Encoded proteins:
- a CDS encoding type II toxin-antitoxin system Phd/YefM family antitoxin, with amino-acid sequence MNKDLNALSSTEFLPLSEVKATLSAQVRKVVLEGKKIAITSNGRPKAVILAYQDFLEILQKLEPECGQTTPLKMIDFNDWKKERPNRKRISESIKQLFDTSHLSRKGQKTYKQKKVKSFERPSK